From Nematostella vectensis chromosome 14, jaNemVect1.1, whole genome shotgun sequence, a single genomic window includes:
- the LOC5505102 gene encoding uncharacterized protein LOC5505102 isoform X3: MVALSGHSSREISAEKVVTLRQSLADIYEGALRKVLNIQLNLKIDEQPKPLDENDFTTNKMSPPRPKALRLEDLKQRDVIRHRERAPDENDPRSFPQGHTNLRQLGERNSEGSAFHVPPKRRFDAFPPPLDRDPGYPRDRFGMVPSHRFHSHVTPFGMDPTRNPRLAVPYGYGPRGGTTQETYSRYSSHQREIPPLFPVRCSSKEREELLLSQRKEQEHKEQKSPDVKRSPDVRRTPDDARAHKSPDVPRRSPDVPNRYNGVHEKSPWRDGEERKIVIKSEREDVSYEKLNLEEKFNSANDRITSLMRSGSVGKVLDRRSPFSLRFRPYGSRVKYSPGLTNGNSESLDAERNVKKEVSKTGEEGDKEEFLSSLGLARIAK, from the exons ATGGTGGCATTATCTGGACATTCCTCTAGAGAAATTTCGGCAGAAAAAGTAGTGACTTTGCGACAAAG CCTGGCAGATATCTACGAAGGAGCGCTGCGAAAAGTACTCAATATACAACTCAATCTAAAAATAGACGAGCAGCCAAAACCACTCGATGAAAACGACTtcacaacaaacaaaatgtcccCACCGCGGCCCAAAGCTCTTCGTTTGGAGGACCTCAAACAGAGGGACGTCATCAGACATCGCGAGAGAGCACCCGATGAAAATGATCCCAGGTCATTTCCTCAAGGCCACACAAATCTGCGCCAACTAGGGGAACGCAATTCGGAAGGGTCTGCATTTCATGTCCCTCCTAAGCGACGCTTCGATGCATTTCCGCCCCCATTAGATAGGGACCCTGGGTACCCAAGGGACCGCTTTGGAATGGTGCCCTCTCATCGCTTTCACTCGCACGTCACTCCGTTTGGAATGGACCCTACTCGAAACCCGAGACTAGCAGTACCCTACGGATATGGTCCCCGAGGCGGGACTACACAGGAAACCTACTCACGATACTCTAGCCACCAAAGAGAAATTCCACCGCTGTTCCCAGTCCGCTGCTCATCAAAAGAACGCGAGGAGCTCCTGTTATCGCAGAGAAAAGAACAAGAGCATAAGGAGCAAAAAAGCCCGGATGTGAAAAGAAGCCCGGATGTGAGGAGAACCCCGGATGATGCCCGTGCCCATAAGAGCCCGGATGTTCCACGTAGAAGCCCGGATGTACCAAATCGTTACAACGGTGTTCACGAAAAATCCCCGTGGAGGGATGGGGAGGAGCGCAAAATTGTCATCAAATCAGAGCGCGAGGATGTCTCTTACGAAAAACTGAACTTGGAAGAAAAATTCAATAGTGCAAATGATCGTATCACTTCGCTCATGCGCTCGGGATCGGTCGGGAAGGTCTTGGATAGGCGATCTCCGTTCTCTCTTCGGTTCAGGCCCTACGGCTCCCGCGTCAAATACTCCCCAGGACTGACCAATGGGAATTCTGAAAGCTTGGACGCGGAACGAAACGTGAAAAAGGAAGTTAGCAAAACAGGCGAGGAGGGAGATAAAGAGGAATTTCTTTCTAGTCTTGGGCTTGCTAGAATCGCTAAATGA
- the LOC5505102 gene encoding uncharacterized protein LOC5505102 isoform X2 produces the protein MFDNHKYKLHRKKSMEMVHLRDQFSLADIYEGALRKVLNIQLNLKIDEQPKPLDENDFTTNKMSPPRPKALRLEDLKQRDVIRHRERAPDENDPRSFPQGHTNLRQLGERNSEGSAFHVPPKRRFDAFPPPLDRDPGYPRDRFGMVPSHRFHSHVTPFGMDPTRNPRLAVPYGYGPRGGTTQETYSRYSSHQREIPPLFPVRCSSKEREELLLSQRKEQEHKEQKSPDVKRSPDVRRTPDDARAHKSPDVPRRSPDVPNRYNGVHEKSPWRDGEERKIVIKSEREDVSYEKLNLEEKFNSANDRITSLMRSGSVGKVLDRRSPFSLRFRPYGSRVKYSPGLTNGNSESLDAERNVKKEVSKTGEEGDKEEFLSSLGLARIAK, from the coding sequence CCTGGCAGATATCTACGAAGGAGCGCTGCGAAAAGTACTCAATATACAACTCAATCTAAAAATAGACGAGCAGCCAAAACCACTCGATGAAAACGACTtcacaacaaacaaaatgtcccCACCGCGGCCCAAAGCTCTTCGTTTGGAGGACCTCAAACAGAGGGACGTCATCAGACATCGCGAGAGAGCACCCGATGAAAATGATCCCAGGTCATTTCCTCAAGGCCACACAAATCTGCGCCAACTAGGGGAACGCAATTCGGAAGGGTCTGCATTTCATGTCCCTCCTAAGCGACGCTTCGATGCATTTCCGCCCCCATTAGATAGGGACCCTGGGTACCCAAGGGACCGCTTTGGAATGGTGCCCTCTCATCGCTTTCACTCGCACGTCACTCCGTTTGGAATGGACCCTACTCGAAACCCGAGACTAGCAGTACCCTACGGATATGGTCCCCGAGGCGGGACTACACAGGAAACCTACTCACGATACTCTAGCCACCAAAGAGAAATTCCACCGCTGTTCCCAGTCCGCTGCTCATCAAAAGAACGCGAGGAGCTCCTGTTATCGCAGAGAAAAGAACAAGAGCATAAGGAGCAAAAAAGCCCGGATGTGAAAAGAAGCCCGGATGTGAGGAGAACCCCGGATGATGCCCGTGCCCATAAGAGCCCGGATGTTCCACGTAGAAGCCCGGATGTACCAAATCGTTACAACGGTGTTCACGAAAAATCCCCGTGGAGGGATGGGGAGGAGCGCAAAATTGTCATCAAATCAGAGCGCGAGGATGTCTCTTACGAAAAACTGAACTTGGAAGAAAAATTCAATAGTGCAAATGATCGTATCACTTCGCTCATGCGCTCGGGATCGGTCGGGAAGGTCTTGGATAGGCGATCTCCGTTCTCTCTTCGGTTCAGGCCCTACGGCTCCCGCGTCAAATACTCCCCAGGACTGACCAATGGGAATTCTGAAAGCTTGGACGCGGAACGAAACGTGAAAAAGGAAGTTAGCAAAACAGGCGAGGAGGGAGATAAAGAGGAATTTCTTTCTAGTCTTGGGCTTGCTAGAATCGCTAAATGA